A window from Calliopsis andreniformis isolate RMS-2024a unplaced genomic scaffold, iyCalAndr_principal scaffold0001, whole genome shotgun sequence encodes these proteins:
- the LOC143186440 gene encoding uncharacterized protein LOC143186440: MSNPTKEQMTLPALEVEMEDIQSRIRGMTRLVTNLKKKGRNNYTISLLKQKLEYVTDVWRDIQERVKQLKKEVPDSKRKVIPFFCESTMDDAEDAFHEAQDFLMTELDTLIQEKGSAGFGNPGNTAGAGATGQPSTLELPKQNLPRFSGDPRKWCHFADLFTASIIKDQRLSDAQRLQYLNGCLEGEALASIATLEIADRNFKPAWDTLTEQFGNPRRMVLQLLATFTKLKPIRTGDIESLQQVTVGWKQTLAALQKLGRKVEHYSDVLVILIKSKLDQSLEWEWEGTQKLNSEVPSFNEMLDFLREQEHRLHVLINPLHKKTGDLTSKPRIRQHNAVVENIPTTSHGCVFCEQAHEVTSCKKFKSFTPEQRFQYIKVNQCCLNCLASTHTVTHCPQSAACVKCNGRHHALLHFEARKSGTGSRRSTNKPQQGKREAGRNNVPARSPANVNTEPRASTSKAAVTSHCSATESGTRAVFLATANVRVHGKGGTSRIARALIDQGSEASFISASLANDLRLARRKTPATVLGLGGGLTQTISHSVDMEFTSTSNTAEAFRTSAYIVSRITSYVPPSVRVPACTVLRGLALAVPDPASDRPIEVLIGAEVYASLIRQGLRRISNKGPIVQETALGWVLSGPVGAATSEPNPVRTLHCNILESLDKAIRKFWEIEEIPSKLVNTKAEEECEAYFANTVARDATGRFIVRLPFSRTNPDECLGESLPIALSALTRLRKKLDLDKNLVREYSEFLTEYESMSHMTRLESLDKTRLYIPHRAVIRTESATTKLRVVFNASSRTAGGHSLNDILHVGPKLQNDITSVLTRWRLYEYVLVADIEKMFRQILVAPEDRRFQSIVWRTPETERTIAFELNTVTYGTACAPYLSMRTLIELQKQDGDRYPLAAPILEKDVYVDDVFMGAPDKPLLEQIRKQTCELLQRGGFNLRKWAGNSSDLLRNIPQSSHSHAVNLNLFDDSELKVLGLRWIPSGDFFYFNLQRFQPSATPITKRTLFSEIAKLYDPLGWLSPIVIRAKILMQSQWLEKIQWDEHVSAETLKMWNTFCADWTRLNNWRLPRWIRYGADTISVELHGFCDASLAAYSAVTYLRVTTTDNGVFTSLLMAKTRVAPIKTQSIPILELNGAVLLAELILHVTNSLAIKTDRVVCWTDSTIALAWLKKHPSTWKVVVANRVSKVQTSLPNAEWRYVPTRSNPADLNSRGMDAADFLQSELWMFGPTWLKETEARWPALPASVETDEGKRIAHAHVATPKPEWNFLYRFQSWRKLLRVTAYCLRWRRPSRVKQRSNAGQIIEASEMRNAAERLARHIQGSHFAEEYRCLKNHRSIPVKSPLKSLNPFLDDKDVIRVGGRLENAMLAWETKHPIILPKHYVSTLIIRQCHVDTLHGGLQLTLHTVRQNYWILGCRNAAKTVVNKCMRCVRWRGNTSTQIMQHLTPERCRPSRAFDNCGVDYAGPYRVRDSAGRGKTAHKAYIAVFVCYATKAVHIELVHNYTTSAFLAALDRFVARRGIPSCIFSDNGTNFVGADRELQQHCRAVFSAADTHNKCGAMGIQWRFNPPSAPHFGGMQEAGVKSVKHHLKRTLGEFTPTGEEMQTLLCKIEASLNSRPIAPLSDDPDDYASLTPGHFLTGGPLNAIPLQSVENEKLSRLSRWRAIQKFHEQLWRHWTRDYLTHLQNRYKWRTTQLQLQPGDLVLVQNPLLPPNQWEMGRIEEVFPGKDGNVRVVKVRTAKSTYTRPITRMCRLPVDEPDSTTVAEVEQVSATVQFERQTLARHPPYVQSDNREGSRSGCVSLTPREEAPPQNRGCYRKLSPESDRLISLKPAMETDTVVTQKEMSDTFERCLNLVEQALDHTSLPATPEASRNEEKPAKEKKEEWVLRTDDLELRVPGHIPKTTRRYRCTVPGGRYVLRWDRDQRLTSVAWKAAAAPTPKEEKGKAPRAATSENPASSRTRQKPRESGRRAAPTSTSTRPKETGRSTAVASRSRRPTRPQGPSLEE; the protein is encoded by the exons AAGTGGTGTCACTTTGCGGATCTGTTTACCGCAAGCATAATAAAAGATCAACGGTTATCAGatgcacaacgtttgcaatatcTGAACGGCTGCTTGGAAGGAGAGGCACTCGCATCGATTGCCACGCTTGAAATTGCGGATCGTAATTTCAAGCCGGCGTGGGATACCCTAACCGAACAATTCGGGAATCCACGTCGTATGGTGCTTCAGCTACTCGCAACATTCACGAAGCTGAAGCCGATCAGGACGGGCGACATAGAAAGCCTGCAACAGGTCACCGTCGGCTGGAAACAAACGCTCGCCGCGCTCCAGAAGCTGGGGCGCAAGGTAGAGCACTACAGCGACGTGTTGGTCATCCTGATCAAATCTAAATTGGACCAATCCCTAGAATGGGAGTGGGAGGGCACGCAAAAGCTCAACTCAGAAGTCCCCTCATTTAATGAGATGTTGGACTTTCTCAGGGAGCAAGAGCACAGGTTGCATGTGTTGATTAACCCGCTACACAAGAAAACGGGTGACCTCACATCAAAACCTCGCATACGACAACATAATGCTGTCGTCGAGAACATTCCCACTACGTCTCATGGATGTGTGTTCTGTGAACAAGCGCACGAAGTTACTTCGTGCAAAAAGTTCAAGTCGTTTACACCAGAACAACGCTTCCAATATATTAAAGTCAACCAGTGTTGTCTAAACTGCTTGGCTTCCACTCACACAGTTACGCACTGTCCACAAAGCGCAGCCTGCGTCAAGTGCAACGGAAGGCATCATGCACTCCTGCACTTTGAAGCAAGAAAATCTGGTACTGGCAGTCGTCGTTCGACGAATAAGCCACAGCAGGGCAAGCGGGAAGCGGGACGCAACAACGTTCCTGCACGCAGTCCTGCAAACGTAAACACGGAACCTCGTGCTTCTACGTCAAAGGCCGCGGTGACGTCTCACTGTAGTGCGACAGAGAGCGGTACCAGAGCTGTGTTTCTGGCAACAGCGAATGTGCGCGTTCATGGCAAGGGAGGCACGTCGCGTATAGCGCGTGCACTCATTGACCAAGGGTCAGAAGCTTCGTTCATTTCCGCTAGCTTAGCAAATGATCTAAGACTAGCGAGAAGGAAAACCCCGGCCACTGTATTGGGTTTGGGGGGCGGATTGACTCAAACCATTTCGCACAGCGTGGACATGGAGTTCACCTCGACGAGTAACACTGCAGAGGCGTTCCGCACCAGTGCATACATCGTGTCGAGAATCACCTCCTATGTCCCGCCGTCAGTTCGCGTACCGGCATGCACCGTGCTGCGTGGGCTGGCGTTAGCGGTCCCAGACCCCGCATCGGATCGCCCCATCGAGGTACTGATCGGTGCAGAGGTCTACGCCAGTCTTATTCGACAAGGACTTCGTCGGATAAGCAACAAAGGACCGATCGTTCAGGAAACCGCTTTGGGCTGGGTTTTGTCTGGACCGGTCGGCGCAGCAACCTCTGAACCAAACCCCGTGAGGACGCTGCATTGCAACATCCTCGAATCGCTTGATAAAGCAATACGGAAGTTTTGGGAAATAGAGGAGATTCCCTCGAAGTTGGTAAACACCAAGGCCGAGGAAGAATGCGAGGCTTACTTCGCAAACACAGTCGCGCGAGACGCGACGGGCAGGTTCATCGTCCGTCTGCCCTTTAGCCGAACGAACCCGGACGAGTGTTTGGGAGAATCTCTCCCAATAGCTCTCTCCGCGTTGACAAGGCTGAGAAAAAAATTGGACCTTGACAAAAATCTCGTGCGAGAATACAGTGAATTTCTCACTGAATATGAATCGATGAGTCATATGACTCGCTTAGAGTCGCTAGACAAAACTCGACTTTATATTCCGCATCGAGCCGTCATACGAACGGAGAGCGCTACGACAAAGCTGCGCGTCGTATTTAACGCCTCCAGTAGAACAGCGGGAGGACACTCGCTGAACGACATCCTACACGTAGGACCGAAATTACAGAACGATATCACCTCTGTACTAACAAGGTGGCGTCTGTATGAATACGTGTTGGTAGCGGATATCGAGAAGATGTTTCGACAAATTCTCGTCGCTCCAGAGGATCGTCGTTTTCAGAGCATCGTGTGGCGCACGCCAGAAACCGAACGCACTATCGCGTTCGAGTTAAATACCGTGACCTACGGTACGGCATGTGCTCCATACTTATCGATGCGAACTCTTATCGAGTTGCAAAAACAGGACGGCGACCGTTACCCGCTCGCCGCTCCTATCCTCGAGAAGGACGTCTATGTAGACGATGTGTTTATGGGAGCTCCTGACAAACCGTTATTAGAGCAAATCCGTAAACAAACGTGCGAGCTCCTACAGCGAGGTGGATTTAACCTTCGCAAATGGGCTGGAAATTCGTCAGATTTATTACGAAATATTCCACAGAGCTCGCACTCACATGCAGTCAACCTTAATTTGTTTGATGATTCCGAATTAAAGGTACTCGGGCTGCGGTGGATTCCATCCGGAgattttttctatttcaatCTACAACGATTCCAACCATCTGCAACACCGATTACAAAGCGCACTTTGTTTTcggaaattgcaaaattatacGATCCTCTCGGCTGGCTTTCGCCAATCGTGATTCGCGCAAAAATCCTGATGCAATCCCAGTGGCTGGAAAAAATCCAGTGGGATGAGCATGTTTCCGCGGAGACGCTCAAAATGTGGAACACATTTTGTGCAGATTGGACTAGATTGAATAATTGGAGACTTCCCCGATGGATCCGATATGGAGCCGACACGATTTCCGTAGAGCTGCACGGATTTTGTGACGCATCACTCGCAGCCTATTCTGCCGTTACCTACTTAAGAGTGACAACGACAGACAATGGTGTGTTTACATCACTGTTGATGGCAAAAACGCGAGTGGCTCCTATAAAAACACAGTCGATCCCAATACTTGAGTTGAACGGGGCCGTACTGCTTGCCGAGCTAATTTTGCATGTAACAAATTCACTTGCAATAAAGACAGATCGTGTCGTTTGTTGGACCGATTCCACGATCGCTCTCGCTTGGCTGAAAAAACATCCATCGACTTGGAAGGTTGTGGTAGCCAACCGCGTGTCGAAAGTACAAACATCACTTCCTAACGCTGAATGGCGCTATGTTCCTACACGTTCAAACCCTGCGGATTTGAATTCGCGCGGGATGGACGCTGCAGATTTTTTGCAGTCGGAATTATGGATGTTTGGACCGACTTGGCTGAAAGAAACGGAAGCGAGATGGCCAGCCCTCCCCGCTTCCGTTGAGACCGATGAAGGCAAGCGCATAGCGCATGCACACGTAGCAACTCCGAAACCGGAATGGAATTTTCTATACCGATTTCAATCATGGAGAAAACTGTTACGCGTAACGGCGTACTGTCTTCGTTGGCGAAGACCGTCGCGCGTCAAACAAAGGTCAAACGCCGGTCAAATAATCGAGGCGTCAGAAATGCGTAACGCAGCTGAGCGCCTCGCACGCCATATACAGGGCTCGCATTTCGCAGAGGAATACCGATGCTTAAAAAATCATCGCAGTATCCCCGTGAAGTCTCCCTTGAAAAGTCTCAACCCGTTCCTCGATGATAAGGACGTCATACGAGTCGGTGGAAGACTGGAGAATGCGATGCTTGCATGGGAAACCAAGCACCCGATAATACTGCCTAAGCATTATGTTTCGACATTAATAATTAGGCAGTGCCACGTAGATACGTTGCATGGGGGCTTGCAGTTGACCTTGCACACTGTCAGGCAAAATTATTGGATCCTCGGTTGTCGAAATGCAGCGAAAACCGTGGTCAACAAATGCATGCGATGCGTAAGATGGCGAGGCAACACGTCCACGCAAATAATGCAGCATCTGACCCCGGAGCGCTGCCGCCCGTCAAGAGCATTCGACAATTGTGGAGTGGACTACGCGGGACCTTACCGTGTCCGCGACTCCGCGGGCCGAGGCAAAACAGCTCACAAAGCGTACATCGCGGTGTTTGTTTGTTACGCTACGAAGGCTGTCCATATCGAACTCGTCCATAACTACACGACGAGCGCGTTCTTAGCCGCACTCGATCGGTTTGTTGCACGACGAGGAATCCCGTCCTGCATTTTCAGTGACAATGGAACCAATTTCGTCGGTGCCGATCGAGAATTACAACAGCACTGTCGTGCAGTATTTTCTGCAGCAGATACGCATAATAAATGCGGTGCTATGGGCATTCAGTGGCGGTTCAATCCACCCAGTGCCCCACACTTCGGTGGAATGCAGGAGGCCGGCGTGAAATCGGTGAAACACCATTTGAAACGCACGTTGGGAGAGTTCACACCAACGGGAGAGGAAATGCAGACGTTGCTCTGCAAGATCGAAGCGAGTCTTAACTCGCGACCGATCGCTCCTCTGAGTGACGACCCAGACGACTATGCGTCTCTTACGCCCGGTCACTTCCTGACAGGCGGACCACTAAATGCGATTCCGCTGCAGTccgtggaaaatgaaaaactctCGCGATTGTCGCGTTGGAGAGCGATTCAAAAATTCCACGAACAGCTATGGAGGCATTGGACGCGAGATTATCTCACGCACCTACAAAATCGCTATAAGTGGCGCACTACTCaactgcaactgcaaccaggggaTCTGGTGTtagtgcagaatcctcttctTCCCCCTAATCAGTGGGAGATGGGAAGAATTGAGGAGGTTTTCCCGGGGAAGGACGGAAATGTACGGGTTGTAAAAGTACGTACAGCAAAGTCCACATACACACGTCCGATTACAAGGATGTGTAGGTTACCCGTAGATGAGCCAGATTCGACAACGGTAGCCGAGGTCGAACAG GTGAGCGCGACCGTTCAGTTCGAAAGACAAACGCTCGCAAGACACCCCCCCTACGTCCAAAGCGATAACAGAGAGGGGAGCCGAAGTGGTTGCGTCTCTCTCACTCCAAGGGAAGAAGCGCCCCCACAAAATCGCGGATGCTACCGAAAATTGAGTCCGGAAAGCGATAGACTAATTAGTCTCAAGCCAGCAATGGAAACTGACACTGTGGTTACGCAAAAGGAGATGTCAGACACCTTTGAAAGGTGTCTGAACTTGGTCGAGCAGGCGCTGGACCACACAAGTCTTCCGGCCACACCGGAGGCAAGCCGGAACGAGGAAAAACCCGCGAAGGAAAAGAAGGAGGAATGGGTCCTCAGAACGGATGACCTGGAGCTCCGTGTACCGGGACATATCCCGAAGACTACGAGGCGATACCGGTGTACGGTCCCCGGGGGACGCTACGTCCTCCGATGGGACAGAGACCAACGGCTGACGTCGGTGGCGTGGAAAGCGGCAGCTGCACCAACGCCCAAAGAGGAAAAGGGAAAGGCACCGCGAGCTGCAACCTCGGAAAATCCAGCTTCCAGCAGGACCCGACAAAAGCCACGGGAGTCAGGACGACGGGCCGCACCAACGTCGACCAGCACGCGGCCGAAAGAAACCGGCAGGAGCACGGCGGTGGCGAGTCGCTCACGCCGACCCACGCGTCCTCAAGGGCCCTCTCTTGAGGAATAA